Proteins encoded together in one Solanum lycopersicum chromosome 7, SLM_r2.1 window:
- the PIN2 gene encoding auxin efflux carrier component 2 (The RefSeq protein has 1 substitution compared to this genomic sequence): MINGKDIYDVLAAIIPLYVAMILAYGSVRWWKIFTPDQCSGINRFVAVFAVPLLGFHFISTNDPYAMNYHFIAADSLQKVVILFALFIWHLFSKRGNLEWVITLFSLSTLPNTLVMGIPLLKAMYGDFSGNLMVQIVVMQSVIWYTLMLFLFEYRGAKLLIGEQFPETAASITSFRVESDVVSLNGREPLQADAEIGDDGKLHVIVRRSSASSIISSYNKGILQSNNMTPRASNLTGVEIYSVQSSREPTPRASSFNQTDFYAMFASKTASPKHGYTNSYGGDVFSLQSSKGPTPRTSNFEEEMSKIGSNKKNRGGRSMSGELYNSSSTASTNGLVYPPPNPMFVGQRKKEVGSGSGVPTPVPVPVPVPVSMSNSNSNSNSKELHMFVWSSSASPTSEGNHKHAISKGGSSELGVLDASKAVLQQEIAAARENASSVSKGNVDKEIEIEDGSKNIEDGEKKSQMPPASVMTRLILIMVWRKLIRNPNTYASLIGLIWSLISYRWNIQMPSIVKGSISILSDAGLGMAMFSLGLFMALQPKIIACGKSVATFSMAVRFLTGPAVIAATSIAIGLRGVLLHVAIVQAALPQGIVPFVFAKEYNLHPDILSTAVIFGMLVALPITILYYVLLGV, translated from the exons ATGATTAATGGCAAAGACATATATGATGTTCTTGCTGCAATTATACCATTATATGTTGCGATGATATTAGCTTATGGTTCTGTTCGATGGTGGAAGATCTTCACCCCCGATCAATGTTCTGGAATCAATCGATTCGTGGCAGTTTTCGCTGTTCCTCTGCTCGGTTTCCATTTCATATCCACGAACGATCCTTACGCGATGAATTACCATTTCATCGCTGCTGATTCCCTTCAAAAAGTTGTTATACTTTTCGCGCTTTTCATCTGGCATCTTTTCAGCAAAAGAGGAAATTTAGAATGGGTGATTACTCTGTTTTCTCTTTCGACTTTGCCCAATACTCTAGTTATGGGGATCCCTCTGCTTAAAGCAATGTACGGAGATTTTTCTGGGAATCTAATGGTACAAATTGTCGTTATGCAAAGTGTGATTTGGTATACACTTATGCTTTTTCTGTTCGAATACAGAGGAGCTAAGTTACTGATCGGTGAGCAATTCCCCGAAACTGCAGCTTCGATTACTTCGTTCAGAGTTGAATCTGATGTTGTTTCACTCAATGGACGTGAACCATTACAGGCCGATGCTGAAATTGGAGACGATGGAAAATTACATGTTATAGTTCGAAGATCCTCTGCTTCTTCAATTATTTCATCTTATAATAAAGGGATACTGCAATCGAATAACATGACTCCGCGAGCTTCGAACTTGACTGGTGTTGAGATTTATTCTGTGCAATCGTCTCGAGAGCCAACGCCAAGAGCGTCTAGTTTTAATCAGACAGATTTTTACGCCATGTTTGCTAGTAAAACAGCTAGCCCCAAGCATGGGTATACGAATAGCTATGGTGGAGATGTGTTTTCTCTGCAGTCGTCTAAAGGGCCAACACCGCGAACTTCTAATTTTGAAGAGGAGATGTCGAAGATTGGAAGTAATAAGAAGAATCGAGGAG GTAGGAGTATGAGCGGAGAGCTATACAATAGTAGTAGCACTGCTTCTACTAATGGATTGGTGTATCCACCTCCGAATCCAATGTTTGTAGGGCAAAGGAAAAAGGAAGTTGGAAGCGGAAGTGGTGTACCAACGCCAGTGCCAGTGCCAGTGCCAGTACCAGTATCAATGTcgaatagtaatagtaatagcaatagtaaagagcttcatatgttTGTTTGGAGTTCAAGTGCTTCTCCTACATCCGAAGGTAATCATAAGCACGCGATTAGCAAAGGTGGTTCAAGTGAACTTGGAGTTCTTGATGCATCCAAAGCCGTTCTTCAACAAGAGATAGCTGCAGCAAGAG AGAATGCAAGTTCGGTTAGTAAAGGAAATGTAGACAAAGAAATAGAGATCGAGGATGGATCGAAGAATATAGAAGATGGAGAGAAGAAATCACAAATGCCTCCGGCTAGTGTTATGACAAGGCTAATCCTTATAATGGTATGGAGGAAGTTGATAAGAAATCCAAACACCTATGCAAGTTTGATCGGACTCATTTGGTCTCTCGTCTCGTACAG ATGGAATATTCAAATGCCTTCAATTGTGAAAGGCTCGATCTCAATTCTATCAGATGCTGGTCTCGGAATGGCTATGTTCAGTCTAG GTTTATTCATGGCTTTACAACCAAAGATCATAGCTTGTGGAAAATCTGTTGCTACATTCTCCATGGCAGTTAGGTTTTTAACAGGACCAGCTGTTATTGCTGCTACTTCTATCGCGATTGGTCTTCGCGGTGTATTACTACATGTTGCTATCGTtcag GCTGCTTTGCCCCAAGGCATTGTTCCGTTTGTGTTTGCAAAAGAATACAATCTCCATCCTGATATCCTTAGTACCGC GGTTATATTTGGAATGCTAGTTGCTTTACCAattacaatattatattatgtgcTTCTTGGTGTGTAG